The Phoenix dactylifera cultivar Barhee BC4 chromosome 12, palm_55x_up_171113_PBpolish2nd_filt_p, whole genome shotgun sequence genome has a window encoding:
- the LOC120112758 gene encoding uncharacterized protein LOC120112758: protein MEVLEKNIVVTLCKLEKIFPPAFFDSMEHLPVHLAYEAKVGGPVQYRWMYPFERLMHDIKQKVKNRASIEGSIVEAYIIEEISTFCSHYFEPSIQTRLNQVPRNEDEGEFDLVDRLSIFTHQGRPFGKPFGRHLTTQEFNAAELYVLLNCEEVQPFGKYFDDYIRQSCPNISQIDLERRREMEFPAWFRSYVS from the exons ATGGAGGTTCTTGAGAAAAATATTGTGGTAACTCTCTGCAAACTTGAGAAGATATTTCCTCCTGCATTTTTTGACTCAATGGAGCACTTACCTGTTCATCTAGCTTATGAAGCTAAGGTTGGGGGGCCCGTGCAGTACAGATGGATGTACCCCTTTGAAAG GCTTATGCATGATATAAAGCAGAAGGTAAAGAATCGAGCATCGATTGAAGGTTCTATTGTCGAGGCTTACATCATAGAAGAAATATCAACTTTCTGTTCGCATTATTTTGAGCCTTCTATACAAACGAGGTTAAATCAAGTTCCCCGTAATGAAGACGAAGGGGAGTTTGATCTCGTGGATCGTCTATCCATTTTTACTCATCAAGGTCGGCCTTTTGGGAAACCTTTTGGAAGGCATTTGACTACTCAGGAGTTTAATGCTGCTGAATTATATGTTCTTCTGAATTGTGAGGAGGTTCAACCTTTTGGAAA gtattttgatgattatatcCGGCAATCTTGTCCAAATATAAGCCAAATAGATTTGGAAAGACGACGCGAAATGGAGTTTCCGGCTTGGTTTAGGTCATAT GTTTCTTGA
- the LOC120112800 gene encoding uncharacterized protein LOC120112800, producing the protein MGATLSIFVAILLLSVANRGCGAPRGVPDITLDQARTGSVVEGKPEYEVTVSNNCECAQSMVFVQCHGLSSVEPVDPRAIKPVDGERCIVRGPANPQFKYAWMTPQDFPVVSSQVLC; encoded by the exons ATGGGAGCCACCCTCAGCATCTTCGTAgccattcttcttctttccgtCGCCAATAGAG GCTGCGGAGCGCCACGCGGTGTACCAGACATCACCTTGGATCAGGCGAGGACCGGCAGTGTCGTCGAGGGGAAGCCGGAGTACGAGGTGACAGTAAGCAACAATTGTGAGTGTGCTCAGTCTATGGTGTTCGTGCAGTGCCATGGCCTCAGCAGTGTCGAGCCGGTGGATCCTCGGGCCATCAAACCGGTGGATGGTGAGCGTTGTATTGTCCGAGGGCCAGCCAATCCCCAGTTCAAGTATGCATGGATGACACCCCAGGACTTCCCTGTGGTTAGCTCTCAGGTTCTCTGCTAA